The Streptomyces sp. NBC_00286 nucleotide sequence TCCTCGTACTCGGTGCGTTCGTCAACGACTCGTTTCTCACCGAGCGCAACCTGATCTCGATCCTCGGGGCCTCCGCGGCACTCGCGATGGTGGTACTCGCCGAGTCGCTGGTGCTCATCACCGGGAAGTTCGACCTGTCCCTTGAGTCGGTCGTCGGCATCGCGCCCGCCGTCGGCGCGCTGCTCGTGCTGCCCGCCGCGGCCTCCGGCTGGGGTACCGACCTGCCAGCGGGGCTCGCCCTGCTGGCGATCCTGCTCGTGGGCGCGGCGATCGGCGGCTTCAACGGCGTGCTCGTCGTGAAGTTCAAGCTCAACGCGTTCATCGTGACGCTCGCGATGCTGATCGTCCTGCGCGGTCTGCTGGTCGGCGCGACCAAGGGCAAGACACTGTTCGGCATGCCCGACGCCTTCTACACGCTGGCCACCACCACCTTCCTGACGGTGCCCATCTCGGTGTGGCTGGCGGCGGCCGCGTTCGGTGCCGCGGGCCTCATGCTCAGGTACCACCGCTGGGGGCGCGCCCTGTACGCGATCGGCGGCAACGCGGATGCGGCGCGGGCGGCCGGGATTCGGGTCGATCGCGTGATGCTCGCGGTGTTCATCATCGCGGGGTCGCTCGCCGCGGTGGGCGGGCTGTTGCAGACCGGGTACGTCGGCGCGATCAACGCCAACCAGGGTCAGAACATGATCTTCACGGTGTTCGCCGCGGCGGTTATCGGGGGGATCAGCCTCGATGGCGGCAAGGGCACCATGTTTGGCGCCCTTACGGGCGTCCTCCTTCTTGGGGTTGTCCAGAACTTGCTGACGCTTGCGCAGGTTCCGTCCTTCTGGATTCAGGCCATTTACGGAGGAATCATTCTGGTTGCCCTCATGATTGCCCGTGTGACGACGGGCCGTGCGCAGGACTAAGCACGGATTGCAGCTGCGAGTGCGTCGTGGCTGGTCGCGCAGTTCCCCGCGCCCCTACGGGGCGCGATGGCGCACCGAACTCGGCAAGTTCGCTCCCTCTGTCCCTGACCGAAAGGCACCTCTGTGTCCTCATCTGCCGCACCCCGTATCACCGCGGTCGACACCTTCGATATTCGCTTCCCGACCTCTCGCGAGCTCGACGGCTCCGATGCGATGAATCCGGACCCCGACTACTCGGCCGCGTACGTCGTGCTGCGTACCGATTCGGAGGACGGGGCGGAGGGGCACGGGTTCACGTTCACCATCGGGCGGGGGAACGATGTTCAGGTTGCCGCGATCGATGCTTTGCGGCCGCATGTTCTCGGGCGGGCGGTGGATGAACTGTGCGCGGATCCGGGGTCGTTGGCCCGGGATCTGACCGGGGACAGCCAACTGCGGTGGCTCGGGCCCGAGAAGGGCGTGATGCACATGGCGATCGGCGCCGTCGTGAACGCCGTATGGGACCTCGCCGCCAAGCGCGCCCAGAAGCCGCTGTGGCAGTTGCTCGCCGATGCCACCCCGGAGTTCCTCGTCTCTCAGGTCGACTTCCGCTATATCGCGGACGTCCTCACCCCCGAGGACGCGCTCCAACTGCTCAGACGCGGCAGAGAGGGCGCCGCGGAACGCACCGAACTGCTCAAGGAGCGCGGCTTCCCCGGCTACACCACCTCACCCGGCTGGCTCGGCTACTCCGACGAGAAGCTCACCCGCCTCGCCCGCCAGGCCGTGGCCGACGGCTTCACCCAGATCAAGCTGAAGGTGGGCGCGGACCTCGCCGATGACGTACGTCGCTGCCGGGTGGCCCGTTCCGTCGTCGGCCCGGGCATCCGGATGGCCATCGACGCCAACCAGCGCTGGAACGTCGACGAGGCCATCGAGTGGACCAAGGCGCTCGCCGACTTCGACCCGTACTGGATCGAGGAGCCCACCAGCCCCGACGACGTCCTCGGCCATGCCAAGATCCGCGAGGCCGTCGCACCGGTCAAGGTCGCCACCGGCGAGCATGTCCAGAACCGGATCGTCTTCAAGCAGCTCCTCCAGGCCGGGGGCATCGACGTCCTGCAGATCGACGCGGCCCGCGTCGGCGGCGTCAACGAGAATCTCGCGATCCTGCTCCTCGCGGCCAAGTTCGGCGTCCCCGTCTGCCCGCACGCCGGCGGCGTCGGCCTGTGCGAACTCGTCCAGCACCTCTCGATGTTCGACTACGTGGCCCTGTCCGGCACCACCGAGGACCGCGTCATCGAGTACGTCGACCATCTGCACGACCACTTCCTCGACCCGGTGGTGATCAGGGAAGGTCACTACATGGCACCCACCGCGCCCGGCTTCTCGGCCACCATGCGACCCGAGTCCCTCGCCGAGTTCACGTTCCCCGGCGGCACATTCTGGGCCGCCGACCTCGCCCAGCAGGCATCCACCGATCAGCGGCTCACCGGCCGGAAAGGGGCAGCGGCATGACCGACACCCAGGACTTTGCGGGGCTCAAGGCGCTGGTGACGGGCGGCGCGTCCGGCATCGGCCGGGCCACCGCGGAACTCCTGGCCGCCCGCGGCGCCCAGGTAGCCGTCCTCGACCTGGACCCGTCGAGCGTCGACAAACCCCTGCTCGGATACCAGGCGGACGTCAGCGACGACACCTCCGTACGCAGGGCTGTCGCGTCCGCCGTCGCCGACCTCGGCGGCCTTGACGTACTGGTCAACAACGCGGGCATCGGCGCCCAGGGCACCGTCGAGGACAACGACGACGCCCAGTGGCACCGGGTCCTGGACGTCAACGTCCTCGGCATGGTGCGCACGGCCCGCGCCGCCCTGCCCCATCTGCGCGAGTCCGCACACGCGGCCATCGTGAACATCTGTTCCATCGCCGCCACCGCGGGCCTGCCGCAGCGCGCCCTGTACTCCGCGTCCAAGGGCGCCGTGCTGTCGCTGACCCTCGCCATGGCCGCCGACCACGTCCGCGAGGGCATCCGCGTCAACTGCGTGAACCCCGGCACCGCGGACACCCCCTGGATCGGCCGCCTCCTGGACGCCGCCGAGGATCCCGCCGCCGAACGGGCCGCCCTGGAAGCCCGCCAGCCCACCGGCCGCCTGGTCTCCGCGCCCGAAGTCGCGGGCGCCATCGCCTACTTGGCGAGCCCGCTGTCCGGCGCGACCACCGGTACGGCACTCGCCGTGGACGGCGGAATGCAGGGGCTGCGGCTGCGGCCCGTGGGGCAGTGATGCGTACGCCGATCCGGTCCCGGGTGCTGGGACGGTCCGGCGTC carries:
- a CDS encoding L-fuconate dehydratase, which gives rise to MSSSAAPRITAVDTFDIRFPTSRELDGSDAMNPDPDYSAAYVVLRTDSEDGAEGHGFTFTIGRGNDVQVAAIDALRPHVLGRAVDELCADPGSLARDLTGDSQLRWLGPEKGVMHMAIGAVVNAVWDLAAKRAQKPLWQLLADATPEFLVSQVDFRYIADVLTPEDALQLLRRGREGAAERTELLKERGFPGYTTSPGWLGYSDEKLTRLARQAVADGFTQIKLKVGADLADDVRRCRVARSVVGPGIRMAIDANQRWNVDEAIEWTKALADFDPYWIEEPTSPDDVLGHAKIREAVAPVKVATGEHVQNRIVFKQLLQAGGIDVLQIDAARVGGVNENLAILLLAAKFGVPVCPHAGGVGLCELVQHLSMFDYVALSGTTEDRVIEYVDHLHDHFLDPVVIREGHYMAPTAPGFSATMRPESLAEFTFPGGTFWAADLAQQASTDQRLTGRKGAAA
- a CDS encoding SDR family NAD(P)-dependent oxidoreductase is translated as MTDTQDFAGLKALVTGGASGIGRATAELLAARGAQVAVLDLDPSSVDKPLLGYQADVSDDTSVRRAVASAVADLGGLDVLVNNAGIGAQGTVEDNDDAQWHRVLDVNVLGMVRTARAALPHLRESAHAAIVNICSIAATAGLPQRALYSASKGAVLSLTLAMAADHVREGIRVNCVNPGTADTPWIGRLLDAAEDPAAERAALEARQPTGRLVSAPEVAGAIAYLASPLSGATTGTALAVDGGMQGLRLRPVGQ
- a CDS encoding ABC transporter permease; protein product: MADTKAPSASPATSKQAVVKGSANAKSVLLRRARELALVPALLLLLVLGAFVNDSFLTERNLISILGASAALAMVVLAESLVLITGKFDLSLESVVGIAPAVGALLVLPAAASGWGTDLPAGLALLAILLVGAAIGGFNGVLVVKFKLNAFIVTLAMLIVLRGLLVGATKGKTLFGMPDAFYTLATTTFLTVPISVWLAAAAFGAAGLMLRYHRWGRALYAIGGNADAARAAGIRVDRVMLAVFIIAGSLAAVGGLLQTGYVGAINANQGQNMIFTVFAAAVIGGISLDGGKGTMFGALTGVLLLGVVQNLLTLAQVPSFWIQAIYGGIILVALMIARVTTGRAQD